A stretch of the Cucurbita pepo subsp. pepo cultivar mu-cu-16 chromosome LG16, ASM280686v2, whole genome shotgun sequence genome encodes the following:
- the LOC111777904 gene encoding linoleate 13S-lipoxygenase 2-1, chloroplastic-like, which yields MKHPHTAYIPPPEMGVDIIAVVTVKPKLNEKFPSDDTLSLKFASSDLDADGQQKALIGGVATIQNESAEEYTYVAKIQVPKGFGEIGAVIIELKENSTERFINTVSIANSSSQNSVTFSCTSWVQPKSLIPDQRRIFFSTKSYLPGNTPAGLVKLRAEDLANLRGQKPDGTEDENERKAFERIYDYDVYNDLGDPDVDMKWKRPVLGGSAQYPYPRRCRTGRPAAVSDPSSEQRGEESFYVPRDEAFSEVKQKMFPANPGKKDKLGSKPFSDFTQIDLMFRDGIEIPPAPHEILRFNISSTLSTMHAPPFVDPSTVQPQPARLVKFPPPEALKRDKFNWLSDIEFARQTLAGLNPYSIQLVKSLPLMSELNPKDYGPQESGFTTELVQKLIGCSITVEEALAHKKLFVLDYHDTLMQYVTKVRSIKRTTLYGSRTLFFLNSDDTLRALGIELTRPPMDGKPQWKQVFSPSTHATDAWLWRLAKAHVLAHDSCVHQLVIHWLRTHCCMEPYAIAMNRQLSTMHPIYRLLHPHFRFNMRINSNAREILINAGGIIETTFSAAAYSMEFSSLVYKKEWRFDTQALPEDLIRRGMAERDENAPHGLKLAIKDYPFANDGLMLWDALLEWMTEYVHHYYPDEKAIKNDKELKAWWKEIMEKGHPDKKKEAGWPALKTPKDLIQIVSTIAWVGCGHHSAVNFIQYAHAGYFPSRPSIARTNMPTEDLDQIPEEFINNPESVLLEAFPSVAQASTVAQTMLILSAHSPDEEYIGSKIEAAWEENPIIAKAFQKLKGRLDNLDKSIDEKNEDSNFKNRRGAGVVPYEVLKPTSSFGVTGKGVPYSVST from the exons ATGAAACACCCTCACACAGCATACATTCCACCACCAGAGATGGGTGTTGATATCATCGCAGTTGTTACCGTCAAACCcaaattgaatgaaaagttTCCTTCCGACGACACCCTCTCTCTCAAGTTTGCTAGCTCCGATTTGGATGCAG ATGGACAGCAAAAGGCATTGATCGGAGGTGTGGCGACAATACAGAATGAATCCGCGGAGGAGTACACGTACGTGGCCAAAATTCAAGTTCCCAAAGGATTTGGGGAAATTGGAGCAGTGATTATTGAACTGAAAGAGAACTCCACGGAGAGGTTTATCAACACTGTTTCTATTGCCAACTCATCATCTCAGAACTCAGTTACGTTCAGCTGCACCTCATGGGTTCAGCCCAAAAGTTTAATTCCTGACCAGCGCAGGATCTTCTTTTCCACCAAG TCCTATTTGCCGGGAAACACACCCGCAGGGCTGGTGAAGCTGAGAGCAGAGGACCTTGCCAATCTGAGAGGCCAAAAACCAGATGGAACAGAAGATGAGAATGAGCGTAAGGCGTTCGAAAGGATTTATGATTACGATGTGTACAACGACCTCGGAGATCCTGACGTAGACATGAAATGGAAAAGGCCTGTTCTTGGTGGTTCGGCCCAGTACCCTTACCCTCGGCGTTGCAGAACTGGTCGTCCTGCGGCTGTATCAG ATCCGTCGTCAGAGCAGAGGGGTGAAGAAAGCTTCTATGTTCCACGAGACGAAGCGTTCTCAGAGGTGAAGCAGAAAATGTTTCCGGCGAACCCGGGGAAGAAAGACAAGCTGGGATCAAAGCCTTTCTCGGATTTCACTCAGATTGACCTAATGTTCCGAGATGGCATTGAAATCCCCCCCGCCCCTCACGAAATTCTTCGCTTTAATATATCCTCCACTCTTTCCACCATGCATGCCCCACCCTTTGTTGACCCTTCTACCGTTCAGCCCCAGCCTGCCCGATTGGTTAAATTCCCACCACCCGAGGCCCTCAAGA GAGACAAGTTCAATTGGCTGAGTGACATCGAATTTGCAAGACAGACACTCGCTGGTCTCAACCCCTACAGCATTCAGCTGGTCAAG AGTTTGCCTTTGATGAGTGAGCTGAACCCCAAGGATTATGGACCTCAAGAATCAGGATTCACCACCGAATTGGTTCAAAAATTAATCGGATGTTCCATCACTGTTGAAGAG GCATTGGCACACAAGAAATTGTTCGTACTGGATTACCATGACACTTTAATGCAATATGTAACCAAAGTAAGAAGCATTAAGCGGACGACACTGTATGGATCAAGGACATTGTTCTTCCTAAACTCAGATGACACTTTGAGGGCGTTGGGTATTGAGCTAACTCGGCCGCCGATGGATGGGAAGCCCCAATGGAAACAAGTTTTTTCCCCAAGCACTCATGCCACGGATGCCTGGCTATGGAGGCTCGCTAAGGCCCACGTTCTTGCTCACGATTCTTGCGTTCACCAACTCGTTATTCATTG GCTTAGAACCCACTGTTGCATGGAGCCGTATGCAATTGCGATGAACAGACAATTAAGTACGATGCACCCAATCTATAGACTATTGCATCCTCATTTTCGATTCAATATGCGCATCAACTCAAATGCGCGTGAAATTCTCATCAACGCCGGAGGAATCATTGAGACCACGTTTTCTGCTGCGGCTTACTCCATGGAGTTTAGTTCTTTGGTGTACAAGAAGGAGTGGCGATTTGACACCCAAGCACTCCCCGAGGACCTAATTCGCAG GGGAATGGCGGAGAGAGATGAAAATGCACCTCATGGTCTTAAGTTGGCGATCAAAGACTACCCCTTTGCGAACGATGGTCTGATGTTATGGGATGCTCTGTTGGAATGGATGACAGAGTACGTGCACCACTATTACCCGGATGAGAAAGCGATAAAGAACGACAAGGAGCTGAAAGCATGGTGGAAAGAAATCATGGAAAAGGGGCATCCAGacaagaagaaggaagcaGGATGGCCGGCACTAAAGACCCCCAAAGACCTTATTCAGATCGTGTCCACCATAGCGTGGGTAGGGTGTGGACACCACTCCGCGGTGAACTTCATTCAATACGCACACGCAGGGTATTTCCCGAGCCGGCCCAGTATTGCGAGGACCAACATGCCCACAGAGGACTTGGACCAAATTCCAGAGGAGTTCATAAACAATCCTGAAAGTGTGTTGCTTGAGGCCTTCCCTTCGGTGGCACAGGCTTCCACAGTGGCACAGACTATGTTGATACTCTCGGCTCACTCTCCGGACGAGGAGTACATTGGGAGCAAGATAGAGGCAGCCTGGGAGGAGAACCCCATCATAGCCAAAGCCTTTCAAAAGTTGAAAGGGAGGTTGGATAATCTAGACAAAAGTATCGACGAGAAAAACGAGGATagtaattttaagaatagGCGTGGAGCTGGGGTAGTCCCGTATGAGGTTCTGAAGCCAACTTCAAGCTTTGGGGTGACTGGAAAGGGAGTTCCATACAGCGTTTCCACTTGA